Proteins from a single region of Streptomyces glaucescens:
- a CDS encoding pyrimidine reductase family protein, with protein MRRLFPVAAEADDREWSLAELAEAYAYPEPGPGEPAAWLRANMVSTLDGAAQHDGRSQPISSAADMRIFGTLRALADVVVVGAETVRQEGYRPAKARADFAELREAAGQGPAPAIAVVSAGLELDFSLPLFTSPLVPTLVLTGASAAPDRIAAAEKAGARVVVAGDGMGVEPARAVRALAELGHTRLLTEGGPRLLGQLVAAGVLDELCLTVSPMLTAGDAQRIAGGPGVAVPQQYALVSLLEEAGFLFSRYRRS; from the coding sequence ATGCGACGCCTGTTCCCTGTGGCCGCCGAGGCCGACGACCGTGAGTGGAGCCTTGCCGAGCTGGCGGAGGCCTATGCCTATCCCGAGCCGGGGCCGGGGGAGCCGGCGGCCTGGCTGCGGGCCAACATGGTGTCCACCCTGGACGGGGCCGCACAGCACGACGGGCGGTCCCAGCCCATCTCCAGCGCGGCCGACATGCGGATCTTCGGCACGCTGCGCGCGCTGGCCGATGTGGTGGTGGTCGGTGCTGAAACGGTCCGCCAGGAGGGGTACCGGCCGGCCAAGGCCCGCGCGGACTTCGCGGAGCTGCGCGAGGCGGCCGGGCAGGGCCCGGCCCCCGCCATCGCCGTGGTCTCCGCCGGTCTGGAGCTGGACTTCTCGCTTCCGCTGTTCACCTCGCCGCTGGTGCCCACCCTGGTGCTGACCGGCGCCTCGGCCGCCCCCGACCGGATCGCCGCGGCCGAGAAGGCCGGCGCCCGGGTGGTGGTCGCCGGTGACGGGATGGGCGTGGAGCCCGCCCGCGCGGTGCGGGCGCTCGCCGAACTGGGGCACACCCGGCTGCTCACCGAGGGCGGTCCGCGCCTGCTGGGGCAGCTCGTGGCGGCCGGGGTGCTGGACGAGCTGTGCCTGACCGTCTCGCCGATGCTCACCGCGGGCGACGCCCAGCGGATCGCGGGCGGCCCGGGGGTGGCCGTGCCGCAGCAGTACGCCCTGGTGTCACTGCTGGAGGAGGCGGGGTTCCTCTTCTCCCGCTACCGCCGGTCGTGA